In Jeotgalibaca arthritidis, a single genomic region encodes these proteins:
- a CDS encoding ABC transporter substrate-binding protein, which yields MKNKKIAPFILSTTAITLLAACSGNKNSASSPDYELTDITLPLEETVTLKMTTSSSPLAPADPNEKLIFQRLEEESGVHIDWKNYSSDYVEKRNLDISSGDLPDAMWNAGASDYDLLSWAKDGVIIPIEDLIEKHMPNFKKVLDENPEYLGMITAPDGHIYSLPWIEELGQGKESIHTVNDIPWINVEWLDALGLEMPQTTDELMTVLEAFKTQDPNGNGEADEIPISFIFDGGNEDMKFLYGAFGIGDNDDHLVVNDDGTIDFTADNEEYKEATKYFNELYNKGLIDSEVFEHDWNAYIAKGKEQRYGLYFTWDKMNVSGDNESYQPLPVLEGPTGIKHVTRTNGFGFSRDRFVITSANKNLELTAKWVDQMYEPIQSVQNNWGTYGDEELQNIFELDEENQMLKHLPLEGTAPGELRQKTEAGGPLAILDEYYGTVTTMPDDAKWRLDIFHDNYLEFVNNENNYPRVFLSLENADRIAQIDADLFPFVNRKRAEWITNGKIDEEWDSYIEELERLGLSEWMTIKQEAYNQNQATNE from the coding sequence ATGAAAAATAAAAAAATTGCCCCCTTTATTCTAAGTACCACTGCAATAACCTTGCTAGCAGCTTGTTCGGGAAATAAAAATAGTGCATCTTCTCCGGATTATGAATTAACGGATATCACCCTACCTTTGGAAGAAACCGTGACACTGAAAATGACGACTTCTAGTTCGCCGCTAGCACCTGCTGATCCGAATGAAAAATTGATTTTCCAGCGATTGGAAGAAGAATCAGGTGTTCATATTGATTGGAAAAACTATTCATCGGATTATGTAGAAAAACGAAACCTAGATATTTCTTCCGGTGATTTACCTGATGCGATGTGGAATGCAGGTGCAAGTGACTATGACTTGCTGTCTTGGGCAAAAGACGGGGTCATTATTCCGATTGAAGATTTGATTGAAAAACACATGCCGAATTTCAAAAAAGTTCTCGACGAAAATCCGGAGTATTTAGGAATGATTACGGCACCGGACGGGCACATTTATTCTTTGCCGTGGATTGAGGAATTAGGACAAGGGAAAGAATCGATTCATACAGTTAATGATATTCCTTGGATTAATGTAGAATGGTTGGATGCCTTAGGTTTGGAAATGCCACAAACAACAGACGAACTGATGACCGTGTTGGAAGCTTTCAAAACCCAAGATCCCAATGGGAACGGTGAAGCGGATGAAATCCCAATTTCGTTTATTTTTGACGGTGGAAACGAAGATATGAAGTTTTTATATGGTGCGTTTGGAATCGGTGACAACGATGACCATCTCGTAGTAAATGATGATGGTACAATTGATTTTACTGCGGATAACGAGGAATACAAAGAAGCTACGAAATACTTCAACGAATTATATAACAAAGGCTTAATTGATTCAGAAGTATTTGAGCATGATTGGAATGCCTATATTGCCAAAGGAAAGGAACAAAGATATGGGCTGTACTTCACCTGGGATAAAATGAATGTTTCTGGTGACAACGAATCCTATCAACCGCTTCCTGTACTAGAAGGACCTACTGGGATCAAGCATGTTACCCGTACCAACGGCTTTGGCTTTAGTAGAGACCGTTTCGTAATCACCAGTGCAAATAAGAATTTAGAACTAACGGCAAAATGGGTCGATCAAATGTATGAACCTATTCAATCCGTTCAAAATAACTGGGGAACCTACGGGGATGAAGAGTTGCAAAATATCTTCGAATTGGACGAAGAAAATCAAATGTTGAAACATTTACCGTTAGAGGGAACAGCGCCTGGAGAATTGCGTCAAAAAACTGAAGCGGGTGGCCCGTTAGCGATTTTGGATGAATACTATGGAACAGTTACAACTATGCCGGATGATGCAAAATGGCGTCTCGATATTTTCCATGACAACTATTTAGAATTTGTCAATAATGAAAACAACTATCCACGTGTGTTCTTGTCTCTGGAGAACGCAGACAGAATTGCTCAAATTGATGCCGATCTATTTCCGTTTGTGAATCGGAAAAGGGCAGAATGGATTACCAATGGAAAAATTGATGAAGAGTGGGACAGCTATATTGAAGAATTGGAACGTTTGGGATTGAGTGAATGGATGACCATCAAACAAGAGGCATACAATCAAAACCAAGCAACCAATGAGTAA
- a CDS encoding carbohydrate ABC transporter permease — translation MISLTKFDKRILWLNRMVIGLLILVTLGPLIYVLIASFMDPFILRSQGLSFNPANWTLEGYRRVLQDPAIVRGFINSIVYSFSFSILTVALSVLTAYPLSKKNLVGKRPITTFLMITMFIGGGLVPTYLLIKNLGMLNSIWAIVLPGAVNVWNIILARTYFRQMPTELEEAAIMDGANEMQVFLKIMLPLAKPIIFVLFLYAFVGQWNSYFDAMIYLNDADLQPLQLVLRKILIQNQPQQDMVGAATEMAEMAQLAELIKYSTIVVSSLPLLIMYPFFQKYFDKGIMAGSLKG, via the coding sequence ATGATTTCATTAACAAAATTTGACAAGCGGATTTTATGGTTGAATCGTATGGTGATCGGGCTACTTATTCTTGTCACTTTGGGACCCTTAATCTATGTATTGATAGCTTCCTTTATGGACCCGTTCATACTACGATCACAAGGCCTCAGCTTCAACCCGGCAAACTGGACGCTGGAAGGTTATCGAAGAGTATTGCAAGATCCAGCGATTGTACGAGGGTTTATCAATTCGATTGTTTACTCGTTTTCTTTTAGTATTCTCACTGTTGCGTTGTCCGTTCTAACTGCTTACCCATTATCAAAGAAAAACTTAGTAGGGAAAAGACCCATCACTACTTTCCTCATGATCACCATGTTCATCGGGGGAGGGTTGGTTCCTACCTACTTGTTGATCAAGAATTTGGGAATGCTCAACTCGATATGGGCAATTGTTCTTCCAGGAGCTGTGAATGTCTGGAATATTATTCTGGCAAGAACGTATTTTAGGCAAATGCCTACTGAACTGGAAGAAGCAGCCATCATGGATGGGGCCAACGAGATGCAAGTTTTTCTGAAAATTATGTTACCGCTTGCTAAACCAATTATCTTTGTGCTGTTTCTGTATGCTTTTGTTGGACAATGGAATTCCTACTTTGATGCGATGATTTATTTGAATGATGCAGATTTACAACCCCTCCAACTTGTATTAAGGAAAATTTTAATTCAAAATCAGCCACAACAAGATATGGTAGGTGCTGCTACTGAAATGGCTGAAATGGCACAGTTGGCTGAATTAATTAAATATTCGACCATTGTAGTATCGAGTTTGCCGCTCTTAATCATGTATCCATTCTTCCAGAAGTACTTTGACAAAGGTATTATGGCAGGTTCATTAAAAGGTTAA
- a CDS encoding ABC transporter permease, protein MLLPGLLLTLIFKYIPMYGILLAFKDYNPLQGIWGSDWIGLDNFREFLGSPNFGMLLENTLKISIYGLILGFFPPVILAISLNQIMNRKWKKRFQLILYAPNFISLVIIVGMLFVFLAANGPINAIIESVTGQTVRFMTQPSYFRTLYIASGIWQGMGWASVLYTAALSNVSQELIDASFIDGANILQRIWYIDLPTLRPMMLIQFILSVGGVMNVGYEKAFLMQTPMNLPVSEIISTYVYKVGLQMGDYGYSTAVGLFNTVINIILLFIVNAIANKISEDGNVL, encoded by the coding sequence ATGTTACTTCCGGGGTTACTACTGACTTTGATTTTTAAGTATATCCCCATGTATGGAATTTTATTAGCTTTTAAGGATTATAATCCATTGCAAGGGATTTGGGGTAGTGATTGGATAGGGTTAGACAACTTCAGAGAATTCTTAGGCTCACCAAATTTCGGGATGCTGTTAGAGAACACATTAAAAATCAGCATTTACGGATTAATTTTAGGATTCTTTCCTCCCGTCATACTTGCGATTTCATTGAACCAAATTATGAATAGGAAATGGAAAAAAAGATTTCAACTGATTCTCTATGCGCCAAACTTTATTTCATTGGTTATTATCGTCGGAATGCTGTTTGTCTTTTTGGCTGCGAATGGGCCAATAAACGCTATTATAGAATCCGTAACGGGACAAACGGTGCGATTTATGACTCAACCCAGCTATTTCCGTACGCTCTATATTGCCTCTGGAATCTGGCAGGGAATGGGTTGGGCTTCTGTCCTCTATACAGCTGCACTATCAAATGTAAGCCAAGAATTAATCGATGCATCGTTCATTGATGGTGCAAATATCCTGCAGCGTATTTGGTATATTGACCTGCCCACGCTTCGACCGATGATGCTGATTCAGTTCATCTTATCAGTTGGAGGGGTAATGAACGTCGGTTATGAGAAAGCATTCTTGATGCAGACACCTATGAATCTACCGGTCTCTGAGATTATCTCAACCTATGTCTACAAAGTGGGTCTACAAATGGGCGACTATGGATATTCCACAGCCGTTGGGTTATTCAATACTGTCATTAACATTATTTTACTGTTCATTGTAAATGCAATTGCGAATAAAATAAGCGAAGACGGAAACGTTCTGTAA
- a CDS encoding cold-shock protein, producing MNNGTVKWFNAEKGFGFIECEGSDDVFVHFSAIQSEGFKSLDEGQAVTFEVEQGNRGPQAVNVHKA from the coding sequence ATGAATAACGGTACAGTAAAATGGTTTAACGCAGAAAAAGGTTTTGGATTTATCGAATGTGAAGGTTCTGACGATGTATTCGTACACTTCTCAGCAATCCAATCTGAAGGATTCAAATCTTTAGACGAAGGGCAAGCAGTTACTTTTGAAGTAGAACAAGGTAACCGTGGACCTCAAGCAGTTAACGTTCACAAAGCTTAA
- the gloA gene encoding lactoylglutathione lyase, whose protein sequence is MNQVLVEICLRVRDIEATLDFYTNLFDFEIASRREFPENKFDLIYLNSPGSSVQIELTYNYDAEPYEVGNGFSHLGVTVSDLEKMHDICKASAYETGELKGLAGGKPSYFFVTDPDGYRIEVKREK, encoded by the coding sequence ATGAACCAAGTATTAGTTGAAATTTGCTTACGTGTTAGAGACATTGAAGCTACTTTAGACTTCTATACAAACCTATTTGATTTTGAGATTGCGAGCCGCAGAGAATTTCCAGAGAATAAATTTGATTTGATCTACTTGAACTCACCTGGTTCTTCTGTTCAAATCGAATTAACGTATAACTATGATGCAGAGCCATACGAAGTTGGAAATGGCTTTAGTCATTTAGGTGTAACCGTTAGTGACTTAGAAAAAATGCATGACATCTGTAAAGCATCTGCCTACGAAACAGGCGAATTAAAAGGCCTTGCAGGTGGCAAACCATCTTACTTCTTCGTAACAGATCCCGATGGTTACCGTATTGAAGTAAAACGCGAGAAATAA
- a CDS encoding type I restriction endonuclease subunit R, with protein MNDLKTIAESNNFIVLEKYTKYSEVNEVQASYQTESALERDFIQDLINQGYEYLPGLTTPEKMLANVRVQLQKLNNIEFTEAEWIRFCEQFLDTPSDNHIDKTRKIHTDYIYDFVFDDGHIQNIYLMDKQNLAKNKVQVISQFELKGTQTNRYDVTILVNGLPLIQMELKKRGIAIREAFNQVNRYSKESFNSENSLFKYLQIFVISNGTDTRYFANTTKRDKNSFDFTMNWAKADNTLIKDLKDFTATFFNKNTMLNVLFNYSVFDSSDTLLVMRPYQIAATERILWKIKSAYQTKKWSSIESGGFIWHTTGSGKTLTSFKAARLATELEFIDKVFFVVDRKDLDYQTMKEYQRFSPDSVNGSENTAGLKRNIEKDDNKIIVTTIQKLNNLIKGEAELPIYNKHVVFIFDEAHRSQFGEAQKNITKKFKKYYQFGFTGTPIFPENALGSDTTATVFGRELHAYVITDAIRDEKVLKFKVDYNDVHPRFKSIEMERDEKKLTAAENKEALLHPERIKEISQYIQNNFRIKTHRTHANGKGFNAMFAVSSVAAAKLYYESLMALQKDSDKPLKVATIFSFAANEEQSAIGEILDETFEITAMESSAKEFLASAIKDYNTMFKTNYNVDSKGFQNYYRDLANRVRKKEVDLLIVVGMFLTGFDAPTLNTLFVDKNLRYHGLMQAFSRTNRIYDSTKTFGNIVTFRDLEEATIDAITLFGDKNTKNVVLEKSYREYMEGFTDISTGEARRGYLDVVQELEERFSDIDDITTEKDKKDFVKLFGEYLRVENILQNYDEFASLKALQSVDIHDQEALESFKATHYLTDEDIAVMQEVEIPKERLIQDYRSTYNDIRDWLRREKDGKEKEQSTIDWDDVVFEVDLLKSQEINLDYILELIFEKNKKTNDKASIVDEVRRLIRSSVGNRAKESLVVDFINQTDLNEIHDKASIIEAFFSFAQAEQKREAEELIQAEDLNEEAAKRYILTSLKREYASENGSELNSILPKMSPLNPKYLTKKQSVFEKIAAFVEKFKGVGGNV; from the coding sequence ATGAATGACTTAAAAACCATTGCGGAGTCAAACAACTTCATCGTACTGGAAAAGTATACCAAGTACTCAGAGGTAAATGAAGTGCAAGCAAGCTATCAAACAGAATCGGCACTTGAACGAGATTTTATCCAGGATTTAATCAATCAGGGGTATGAATATCTGCCGGGTTTAACGACTCCTGAAAAGATGCTTGCGAATGTACGTGTGCAATTACAAAAACTTAACAATATTGAGTTTACTGAGGCGGAATGGATTCGGTTTTGTGAGCAGTTTTTAGATACACCCAGTGATAATCACATTGATAAAACGCGTAAAATTCATACTGACTATATTTACGATTTTGTATTTGATGATGGTCATATTCAAAATATCTATCTAATGGATAAACAGAATCTCGCAAAAAACAAAGTGCAGGTGATTTCACAGTTTGAGCTAAAAGGAACACAGACTAACCGATATGATGTGACAATCCTAGTTAATGGGCTTCCTTTAATACAAATGGAATTAAAGAAACGTGGTATCGCTATTCGTGAAGCATTCAATCAAGTGAATCGGTACAGCAAAGAGAGCTTTAATTCAGAGAATTCTCTATTTAAATACTTACAGATTTTCGTGATTTCTAATGGGACTGACACGCGCTACTTTGCGAATACGACAAAACGAGATAAGAATAGTTTTGATTTTACAATGAACTGGGCGAAAGCAGATAATACGCTGATAAAGGATTTAAAAGATTTCACAGCGACATTCTTTAATAAGAATACGATGTTGAATGTACTATTTAATTATTCAGTCTTTGATTCGAGTGACACGTTACTTGTCATGCGCCCTTATCAAATAGCAGCAACCGAACGCATCTTGTGGAAAATAAAAAGTGCGTATCAAACCAAAAAATGGAGTTCCATCGAAAGTGGTGGCTTCATATGGCATACAACAGGATCGGGAAAAACGTTGACGAGTTTTAAAGCTGCTCGTTTGGCTACGGAATTAGAATTTATTGATAAGGTATTTTTCGTAGTAGATAGAAAAGACTTAGATTATCAGACGATGAAAGAGTATCAACGCTTTTCACCTGATAGTGTTAATGGTTCAGAAAATACAGCAGGACTAAAGCGAAATATAGAAAAAGATGATAACAAAATCATTGTTACTACTATACAGAAGCTGAATAATCTAATCAAAGGTGAAGCAGAACTACCTATCTATAACAAACACGTTGTGTTCATTTTCGATGAGGCTCACCGCTCACAGTTTGGTGAAGCTCAAAAGAATATAACCAAAAAATTTAAAAAGTACTATCAATTTGGTTTTACTGGCACGCCTATTTTTCCTGAGAATGCCTTGGGCTCAGATACGACTGCGACTGTATTTGGAAGAGAGTTACATGCTTATGTGATTACCGATGCAATCAGAGATGAAAAAGTTCTAAAGTTTAAAGTGGATTATAACGATGTGCATCCGCGCTTCAAGTCTATTGAGATGGAACGAGATGAGAAGAAACTAACTGCAGCAGAAAACAAAGAAGCCTTGTTACACCCAGAAAGAATTAAAGAAATATCTCAGTACATTCAAAATAACTTCCGCATAAAAACGCATCGTACGCACGCTAATGGTAAGGGATTCAATGCTATGTTTGCTGTCAGTAGTGTTGCTGCAGCCAAGCTTTACTATGAGTCATTGATGGCCTTACAGAAAGATAGCGATAAACCTCTTAAAGTCGCAACAATTTTTTCATTTGCTGCCAATGAAGAGCAAAGTGCCATAGGTGAAATTCTTGATGAGACATTTGAAATTACTGCTATGGAAAGTAGTGCCAAAGAGTTTTTAGCAAGTGCAATTAAAGATTACAATACGATGTTTAAAACGAATTATAATGTCGATAGTAAAGGATTCCAGAATTATTATCGTGACCTTGCGAATCGAGTAAGGAAAAAAGAAGTTGATTTGTTAATAGTAGTTGGGATGTTCTTAACCGGTTTTGATGCACCAACCTTAAACACATTATTTGTGGATAAAAATCTTCGTTACCATGGATTGATGCAAGCTTTCTCACGAACGAATCGAATTTATGATTCGACCAAAACATTTGGAAACATTGTAACTTTTAGAGATTTAGAGGAAGCGACTATTGATGCAATTACTCTCTTTGGAGATAAAAACACTAAAAACGTAGTCCTCGAAAAAAGTTACAGAGAATATATGGAAGGCTTTACTGATATATCTACCGGTGAAGCGCGTCGTGGTTATTTAGATGTAGTGCAAGAATTAGAGGAGCGCTTTTCGGATATTGATGACATTACGACTGAAAAAGACAAAAAAGATTTTGTGAAACTTTTTGGAGAGTATCTACGTGTTGAAAATATTCTACAAAATTATGATGAGTTTGCTAGTTTAAAAGCCCTACAATCGGTAGATATACACGATCAAGAAGCTTTAGAGTCATTTAAAGCTACTCATTACTTAACTGATGAGGATATAGCTGTTATGCAAGAGGTTGAGATACCGAAAGAAAGACTGATTCAAGACTATCGTTCTACTTATAATGATATTCGGGACTGGCTTCGCCGTGAAAAAGACGGAAAAGAAAAAGAACAATCAACGATTGATTGGGATGATGTAGTCTTTGAAGTAGACTTATTAAAGTCACAAGAAATCAATCTAGATTATATTCTCGAATTGATTTTTGAAAAGAACAAGAAAACAAATGATAAAGCTTCAATTGTTGATGAGGTCCGTCGATTAATCCGATCCAGTGTGGGGAACCGTGCTAAAGAAAGCTTAGTAGTCGACTTTATCAATCAGACAGATTTAAATGAGATTCATGATAAGGCAAGTATTATTGAGGCGTTCTTCTCCTTCGCTCAAGCTGAGCAAAAACGTGAAGCCGAGGAATTAATTCAGGCTGAAGACCTTAATGAAGAGGCGGCAAAGAGGTATATACTTACTTCACTGAAGAGAGAATATGCTAGTGAAAATGGATCAGAATTGAATAGTATTCTACCAAAAATGAGTCCGTTAAATCCTAAGTATTTAACAAAAAAGCAAAGTGTTTTTGAAAAAATTGCAGCATTTGTAGAGAAGTTTAAAGGCGTAGGAGGAAATGTCTGA
- a CDS encoding ATP-binding protein produces MGKSLNEIAQQLKENNKKVQLIYGFNGNGKTRLSRELRLLVSQNSNGDIELEELEVERKEILYYNAFTEDLFYWDNDLENELKPKLIIRPNSFTRWIFEEQGQDINIISKFQHYTNDKLTPHFNEDFSEVTFSYEGGNEEISETIKISKGEESSFIWSVFYSLFEQAINVLSVPDPADRETNQFDELKYVFIDDPVTSLDDNHLIQLAVDLAQLIKRSDSGLKFVITSHNTTFYNVLYNEIKSKTCYMIERQEDGTFEFDTKGGDSNKSFSYHLFLKKTIENAIEGNQVQRYHFTLLRNLYEKTASFLGFPSWSRLLPNNQEAYYNRIIQFTSHSTLAYESAAEPSPQEKKTVKYLLEHLINNYGFWKEEEDE; encoded by the coding sequence ATGGGAAAGAGCTTAAATGAGATCGCGCAGCAACTAAAAGAAAACAACAAAAAAGTTCAGCTTATTTATGGCTTTAATGGGAATGGGAAAACAAGACTTTCACGAGAATTAAGATTGTTAGTTTCACAGAATTCAAACGGCGATATAGAACTAGAGGAATTAGAAGTGGAAAGAAAAGAAATCCTTTACTATAATGCTTTTACGGAAGACCTGTTCTATTGGGATAACGATCTAGAAAACGAACTTAAACCGAAACTCATAATTCGGCCTAATTCTTTTACGAGGTGGATTTTTGAAGAGCAAGGGCAAGACATAAATATAATTAGTAAATTTCAACATTATACAAATGACAAACTAACACCACATTTCAATGAAGATTTTTCTGAAGTAACTTTCTCATATGAGGGGGGTAACGAAGAAATTTCAGAAACTATCAAGATTTCTAAAGGAGAGGAGAGTAGTTTCATATGGAGTGTATTTTATTCACTTTTTGAACAGGCTATTAACGTATTAAGTGTCCCCGATCCGGCCGATAGAGAAACAAATCAGTTTGATGAGTTGAAGTATGTTTTTATTGATGATCCCGTAACTTCACTAGATGACAACCATCTAATTCAGCTTGCTGTAGACTTGGCACAATTAATTAAGAGAAGTGATTCAGGACTTAAGTTTGTCATCACATCACACAATACTACTTTTTATAATGTGTTATATAACGAAATCAAAAGTAAGACATGTTACATGATAGAACGCCAGGAAGATGGCACTTTTGAGTTTGACACAAAGGGAGGAGACTCGAATAAGAGTTTCTCCTATCACTTATTTTTGAAAAAAACGATAGAGAATGCCATTGAGGGCAATCAAGTACAAAGGTACCATTTCACTCTATTAAGAAACCTCTATGAAAAAACAGCAAGTTTTCTTGGATTTCCTTCGTGGTCACGATTACTTCCTAATAATCAGGAAGCTTATTATAATCGTATAATTCAGTTTACAAGTCATTCTACATTAGCTTATGAGAGTGCAGCAGAACCATCTCCCCAAGAAAAGAAAACTGTAAAATATTTACTTGAACATTTGATTAATAATTATGGTTTTTGGAAGGAGGAAGAAGATGAATGA
- a CDS encoding restriction endonuclease subunit S → MEKLLDGVDVEWMQLGQLSEIGTGSSNRQDEKENGEYPFYVRSKNILKSNVYEFDETAIVVPGEGGIGDIYHFVQGKYALHQRAYRIHLLSDKVKAKFLYYVMTENFKQYILQKSVGSTSISIRKPMLERFEIPVPSIRVQGEIVRILDTFTELTAELTAELTARQKQYAYYRDKLLTFEEGEVEWKALGELAENHDSMRKPITSGLRETGDIPYYGASGIVDYVKDFIFDGDFLLVSEDGANLLARNTPIAFSISGKSWVNNHAHVLKFNTYAERRYIEYYLNSIDLTPYISGAAQPKLNQRNLNAIKIPNPSLEEKERIVSILDKFDAITSSITEGLPREIELRQKQYEYYRNMLLSFPKIERNA, encoded by the coding sequence ATGGAGAAATTGCTTGATGGTGTTGATGTTGAATGGATGCAGTTGGGACAACTTTCGGAAATAGGTACTGGTAGTTCGAATCGTCAGGATGAAAAGGAAAACGGGGAGTACCCATTCTATGTTCGTTCAAAAAATATTTTAAAGTCAAATGTTTATGAGTTTGATGAAACTGCTATTGTTGTGCCCGGAGAAGGTGGGATTGGTGATATATACCATTTTGTCCAAGGGAAATATGCTTTACATCAGCGCGCATATAGAATCCATTTACTTTCTGATAAAGTAAAAGCCAAGTTCTTATATTACGTAATGACTGAAAATTTTAAACAGTACATTTTGCAAAAAAGTGTAGGTTCTACTTCTATTTCAATTAGAAAACCGATGCTTGAAAGGTTTGAAATCCCCGTACCCTCAATCAGAGTTCAAGGAGAAATCGTCCGTATTTTGGATACCTTCACAGAGCTTACAGCAGAGCTTACAGCAGAGCTTACAGCTCGTCAAAAACAATATGCTTATTATCGAGATAAGTTGTTAACGTTTGAAGAGGGTGAAGTTGAGTGGAAGGCGTTGGGAGAACTTGCAGAAAATCATGATTCAATGCGTAAACCCATTACTAGTGGTTTGAGAGAAACTGGTGATATTCCTTATTATGGAGCATCTGGTATTGTTGACTATGTAAAAGATTTTATTTTTGACGGTGATTTTTTACTCGTTTCAGAAGATGGTGCGAATTTATTGGCTAGAAATACACCAATTGCATTTAGCATTAGTGGAAAAAGCTGGGTGAATAATCATGCTCATGTATTAAAATTCAATACATATGCTGAACGTAGATATATTGAGTATTATTTGAATAGTATAGATTTGACACCATATATATCAGGTGCAGCTCAACCGAAATTGAATCAAAGGAATTTAAATGCTATTAAAATACCAAACCCTTCGCTTGAAGAAAAAGAACGCATCGTCTCTATTCTAGACAAATTCGACGCAATAACATCTTCAATTACAGAAGGTTTACCTCGTGAAATAGAATTGCGTCAAAAACAGTACGAATATTACCGTAACATGCTGCTTTCATTTCCTAAAATTGAGAGGAATGCATAG
- a CDS encoding type I restriction-modification system subunit M yields MSSVAQRAKLQSQIWKIANDVRGSVDGWDFKQYVLGTLFYRFISENFAAYIEAGDDSINYAELNDDIITDEIKDDAIKTKGYFIYPSQMFSTVAKTANTNESLNTDLATIFSAIESSANGYPSEKDIKGLFGDFDTTSNRLGNTVKDKNSRLAAVIKGVEGLDFGEFQENQIDLFGDAYEFLISNYAANAGKSGGEFFTPQSVSKLIAQLAIHKQSTINKIYDPAAGSGSLLLQAKKQFDAHIIEDGFYGQEINHTTYNLARMNMFLHNINYDKFHIALGNTLLDPHFGDEKPFDAIVSNPPYSVKWIGSEDPTLINDERFAPAGVLAPKSKADFAFVLHALSYLSSKGRAAIVCFPGIFYRGGAEQKIRKYLIDNNFVETIISLAPNLFFGTSIAVNILVLSKHKTDTRTQFIDASGVGFYKKETNNNVLTDEHIEAIMGIFDSKEDIDHVAKTIEYDSIVDNDYNLSVSSYVEAKDTREVIDIDDLNAEIKKIVSKIDTLRAEIDEVIEVIES; encoded by the coding sequence ATGTCAAGTGTTGCACAACGCGCCAAATTACAATCTCAAATCTGGAAAATTGCCAACGATGTCCGGGGGTCTGTGGACGGATGGGATTTTAAGCAATATGTCTTAGGGACACTTTTTTATCGTTTTATTAGTGAGAATTTTGCTGCATATATTGAGGCGGGTGATGATAGCATCAATTATGCTGAACTTAATGATGATATTATAACGGATGAAATCAAAGATGATGCCATCAAAACTAAAGGATATTTTATATATCCTAGTCAGATGTTCAGTACAGTCGCTAAAACTGCAAACACAAATGAAAGTTTGAATACAGATTTAGCTACAATCTTTTCTGCTATTGAAAGCTCAGCAAATGGGTATCCATCAGAAAAAGATATTAAAGGCTTATTTGGTGATTTTGATACCACAAGTAATCGCTTAGGAAATACGGTAAAAGATAAAAATAGTCGTTTAGCTGCAGTTATTAAAGGGGTTGAAGGGCTTGATTTTGGTGAATTCCAAGAAAATCAAATTGACCTTTTTGGAGATGCCTATGAGTTTTTAATCTCAAATTACGCCGCTAATGCGGGTAAATCTGGTGGAGAATTCTTCACACCTCAGAGTGTTTCTAAACTAATTGCCCAATTAGCAATCCACAAGCAATCAACAATCAATAAGATTTATGACCCCGCAGCTGGTTCAGGGTCCTTACTGTTACAAGCAAAAAAGCAGTTTGATGCGCACATTATTGAAGATGGTTTTTATGGGCAAGAGATTAACCATACAACGTATAACCTTGCGCGTATGAATATGTTTTTACACAACATAAACTACGATAAGTTTCATATTGCATTAGGGAATACCCTTTTAGATCCTCACTTTGGTGATGAGAAACCTTTTGATGCCATTGTGTCTAATCCACCTTATTCCGTAAAATGGATTGGGAGTGAGGATCCAACACTTATTAATGATGAACGCTTTGCTCCCGCAGGCGTACTAGCACCGAAATCTAAAGCAGATTTTGCATTCGTTCTTCATGCGCTTAGTTATCTATCAAGTAAAGGAAGAGCTGCTATCGTTTGTTTCCCCGGTATTTTTTACCGCGGGGGCGCAGAACAAAAAATCAGAAAGTATCTGATTGACAATAACTTTGTTGAAACGATTATTTCGTTAGCACCTAATTTATTTTTCGGGACCTCAATAGCTGTGAATATTTTAGTTCTCTCTAAACATAAAACGGATACTAGAACACAGTTTATAGATGCAAGTGGCGTGGGTTTTTATAAAAAGGAAACCAATAATAACGTACTTACGGATGAACATATTGAAGCAATTATGGGAATATTTGATAGTAAAGAAGATATTGATCACGTTGCAAAAACGATTGAATATGATTCAATCGTTGATAATGACTATAATCTTTCTGTCAGTTCTTATGTGGAAGCAAAAGACACACGAGAAGTAATTGATATAGATGATTTGAATGCAGAAATAAAAAAGATTGTATCTAAAATTGACACGCTCCGTGCTGAAATTGATGAGGTCATAGAGGTGATTGAATCGTGA